A stretch of DNA from Pseudomonadota bacterium:
AACAGCTACCGCACCGTCGATGTGCGGTTGACGAGCCACGATGCGAAAGGTGTCACCAAGCGCGATATCGCGCTCGCCGCGCGCATGGATGCCCATGCCGAGAAGGAGGTAGAACCTTGAGATTCGTACTCGCACTTGTGTGGAGCATGCTCGCCGCAGTTGCGTCAGCCCAGACTCCTGGTCCATCCAAGCCGATAGCTTCGGATTTCGA
This window harbors:
- a CDS encoding 4a-hydroxytetrahydrobiopterin dehydratase, which encodes NSYRTVDVRLTSHDAKGVTKRDIALAARMDAHAEKEVEP